Below is a genomic region from Gigantopelta aegis isolate Gae_Host chromosome 1, Gae_host_genome, whole genome shotgun sequence.
tcttagactatgtcaaaattaccaaatgtttgacatcctatagccgatgattaatacatcaatgtgcggccgttagtggtatcgttaaacaaaacaaactgtagtCTTCTATTACGCTGTCGTTTACGAGTATGTGGTAGTTTTACAGTTTTGAGTTGTATTTCTGGATATAACGAAATaattttgactaataaaattgtgtaacaactagtattacatattagatatattttcttgcttaggcTATCAGTTTCTTTATATGCATCGTGTTTCTgatcataattatatttgtaagCAGCCTACACAGAATTTGGTATTCCAATACTTTCGTAAGTACGAAAAGGTACATTagtatattaggaaataaaattaattttgacttggtgcaaacactaggacgatcagaacaACCACTAATACATGTGTTTtagtttagaaaaatatatttaatatgtaattatagttgTTAAAAAATCTTTGTTGGTCGACACAGTCTTAACAATCACCGAAAACTTGAGATACATgtagtccctttaattatttccaTATTCTAGTCAtaagaaataatttgatttaatctAGTTTTTAATTGCatatgttatttgtattgtgtATTTGCCAGTTTCACAATCACTCCCCAACAATATACTGCACATACTATATATAGACGTATTGAATTTATTAAGTATGCCaatgaactttttaaaaaaccaacctTGACTCACGTGACTATTTcttaattaatttcaacttatctccgtgcttatatccatttacggttcgagcacgctgtcttggacacacctcagctatctgggctgtctgtccaggacagagggttagttgttagttgttaattattagtggttagtaagatagaaaaaggtgtagtggtcttacacctacccattgagtcattaaaactcgctctgggtgggagccggtaactggctacgaacccagtacctaccagcgttatgtccgatggcttaactacgacgccatcgaggccggttctATTTCTTGGAGTATAATCACCAACCAATTTATCCTGGATTCCCAAACCAAAATGTGTAAATggtcataatataataatactgtaatgtaCTAGCCCGTGCTTTACTAGCCCGTGTTGAACGAACAGTGTCTGACGTACATAAttagtaaatataatatactcGTAATAATAACGCTCTTTGAAATGGAATAAAAGCAGTAAAACTGAAAATGAAGgtgatatttttatgtttaaattaaatCGATAAATAAAATTTCGCCTATTTTGACCACACGTCTTCTCTTTCtcctgggaagggagaagtTACTTCTCCTACTTTCTCAATTTTAGATTAAGGGGCTGTGTTTTGCAGGTTTAATCTTTCCATACAATTTCTGAAAGAAAAGAATATATTGTGTTGTGTAAATACCCAAATTTAATTCTCAGACTCTCATATATATCTAAATATTGcaatacatgtgttaacaatatataaatattttttaaaacggaaaaaagaaaagaaaaagcatCCTGTTTTAACTTGCATACTTATTTTCTTAAAAAGCAATTTGtagtataaaaaaattatggaaAAGTAATGAATGTAAGATGACACATGCCATAGCGGAGTCCAATtaatttaaactatatttgtattaattCCGTATACTAAAGATAATTTTGTAACATTATATCAAATAAgttatatttcttttcttccttccaGTTCCCTtctttgttacattttattttgtaaaatattcatattgtaaaatgttggtGGACAATATAGGctaacaaaaatattgtttaaaccaagttttattgcAACTGGTTTTTAAAATCGCTGTATTTGGATCACGTATTGATGGAATTGCCCAGCTTTATTCTGTATTTCAtaacttttcatttcatttcaacttatttttgtgcttatattcaattacggttcaagtacgctgttctgggcacacatctcagctatctgggatgtctctccaggacagtgtgttagtgagagagaagagggtgtagtgatcttacacctacccattgagtcgttaaaactcgctgtgggtgggagccggtaccgggcttcgaaccctatacctaccagccttatgtccgatggctcaaccacgacaccaccgaggccggtataactTTTCAAATCGTTGATGCTGTACATGATTcaatatatattgaatttgtTTCTGTTCTTATTACAGTTATATCAACTAGTGATCTGTTATCAGTGAAAGATATTTCATCTCTTAAGTTTGGAAGCAGAAATGACGTGTTCGTCGACGGAAGTGACGATGATGCTATCATGGTGGACGAACCCAGCTCTTTGTGCCACACCCTCGAGTACATCATGTGCGTCCCGGaaatgtgtgacgtcatctTCCTGGTAGGCAAAAAGCAGATGCCTATATATGGACTGAGAGCAGTTTTGTCTGCTAGAAGCAGGTAAATATGATTGAATTCTCAAATTATATTTAGTATACAGTTTCCATCTaagtcagtctctctctctctctctctctctctctctctctctctctctctctctctctctctctctctctctctctctctctctctctctctctctctctctgtgtgtttgtgtgaaatTGACATCTTCTTGTAAATGACTcgagtaataaaaatatataacaaaaaaaaacccatgaaaaacaaagacaatCCTTAACTCTACATTGTAAAACTACAAACTACAGAACTGTAGCATTTTCAATAgttttattaatctaattttgtcataaatattatatctgTCATAATTACGGTCTTTACTtcgaaatacaatattaaatcgTTTTTATTTATCTTAACACAAATATTCTTACACAGACTATTTTTAATTGATTATATTTTCAGTGTTTTGTATACATTGCTACAAAACAGCCAGAGAAAGCGAGAACGGGAAATTCAGAGAGAAAAGAGATCGGAGAAGATGCTGCGGTTTTTTCCATTCCGGAATAAACAGCGGAACTTCCCGAAACCAAAACCCGGTCACCAGAGCACGCCGCAAAAGATTACCGTTCCTGTTGTCAACTATGACGTAAATGTCTTCAGGAAGTTCAATTCGTTCCTTCATCTTGGTCATGTGACACTCACTGAAGACACCTTAATTGGTGAGTACtctggggtttttgtggggttttttttttagggggagtCACAATTTTTACCGCTTACAATTAATGCTTATCTATGTCCCTGTGTAGAGAAAAACTCGGTTAAGGCGggaagatactgggttcgcaccccggtaccggctcccatccaggaAGAGTTTAATAACTCGGTGAGTAGGTGCCAGTccactataccgacttctctctcactatcccactggcagcgtgcttgaaccttaattggataggcCTATAATCACGAACATTACTATAAATGAAACGAAATGTTTGTTTCTGACGTTGTTTAACACTTACTGTTGGTGCTTATCTATAGCCATGTTTATAGGATGACATAGTTTTTAACTGACCTCGATTGAGGTTGGAACGTAttgggttcgcaccccggtgTGATCTGAGTGATCGCGTTTAGTGGTTCAGTGGGCAGGTGTAGGACCACTGCACTgatctctctctcactgaccactcaTAAATAACcattaaccctctgtcctgggaAGAAAATCCAGAACAGCGTGTTTTAATGCTATTTGGATGTAAGGAAGATCCTACAAAGATTTGTGTTAACAGTCTCGACCTTGTCAAACAATTTTACAGTGATTGCGATAATTGTTCTGTTTCCGTTTGTATGCTTATATCCtataagtttcaagcacgctgtgctggactatctgagctgtctgtccaggacaacgtgttagtggttagttattagtggctagtgggagagaagtcggtgtagtggtcttgcacgtGCCCACCGAGTCGCTTTGGATACCTACCTGCCTTATATCCGGTGGTTTAACCACAACACCCCAGAGTCCATAACTATTTAGTCATTGAGATCATATTTATACATGCCTGATATTAAATGTAAATGCAaagtattcattcatttattcattccattcattcattcattcattcattctcattcattcattcattcattcattttgtccACAGGATTACTTTGTGCTGCCGCTGAATTTGCTGTCGAAGATCTTGCTGGGGCATGCTGGGAGTTTCTGAACAAATGTGCGTCTATTGGAGATCTGTCGACGATATTACAGTCTGCACGACGATACAGATTCCATCCACACTACTTTGAAATTCAGACGAAGGTAACAGTTCTTTGATTATGCTGCCATAAAAGAACTGTTTTCTATGGttcaaatttaataataagtCATGTAGGTTTAGAGGGTGTCTCTCGTTTAGTTTGTAtctgaatctctctctctctctctctctctctctctctctctctctctctctctctctctctctctctctctctctctctctctctctcgatcgaTCGATCTGTTTCGCGCTCTCTCGGTCTTTTTGTATGCCTATCTGCCTTtgttttctctgtctctgtctctctctctctctctctctctctctctctctctctctctctctctctctctctgtgtctcggtgtgtgtgtgtgtctctctctatgtgtgtgtgtctctctctctctctctctctctctctctctctctctctctctctctctctctctctctcgatctgtTTCGCGCTCTCTCGGTATGTTTGTATGCCTATCTGCCTTtgttttctctctatctctctctctctctctttctttctctctctctctctctctctctttctgtgtgtgtgtgtgtgtctctctctctctctttctctctcatctctctctatccgtctctctatctctgtttcTTCCCCCGTATCCTTCtgtctccttctctctctctctctctctctctctctctctctctctctctctctctctctctctctctctctctctctctctctctcttgtctaAACGTTTTTTGTCCTACTCCATATAAATCGTGCTACACATCTGGGaccaattttacaaaacaaagtgGTAAAACTAATAGTGCCTGTAACCATAAATCTAGGACTAAACTACCAGTACTGGAGCCAGGTCGATTTGTGTATGTCGTAGAGTCAGGAAGTTTTCAACACTGATTCTGGTGTTATTTTCAGCATTATCACATATTCAAAACACAATTACCTTCATTTGACCGTGAAAATGTAGGTCAAATTGAACAAGTATGACAATCAAGTAAAAGTCAAATAAAAGTCAATGGAACGTTGGATGTTAAGCGTCATGAAAATATTCTTAAAGAGTTTAATCTCTCTTTTAACTGAAATTTGATGTGTGTCCCGTTGACTGTTGTTTTGGTATAGCAGCAGattgacaaaacattgtctttgaCGTACCATTAAAATAATGCAGATACCCAGTTAACGTACATGTTTAGGCAAGTAAGAGTTGTAGATATGGAATctacacatatatgtacataagaATCTATGTTGAAACCTTCCTGATTCTACGACATAGAAACATCGACCTGGCTCCTGGAAAATACAGTTCCTATTACCACTGACGGTACGACTAATATAGTtcaaagtacacatatttcattttcattcgTCCTTACAAGGActtagcccagaggtaaagcgctctgtcggtctaggatcgatccctgtcggtggtggacccattgggttatttttttttttcgagtcagtgcaccgcgactggtatatcaaaggccgcggtatgtgctatcgtgcctgtgagatggtgcaaataaaatattgtgctCGCTTGGATTGATCcaagtcggtgggcccattggactaattctcgttccagcaccacgactggtataccaaagaccgtggtatgtgctatcctgtctatgggatggtggataaaaaagatcccttccaCTAATTGAGAactagcgagtttcctctcgaagactatatgtcaaaattaccaaatgtttcacatccattaCCGGTAAATCCATGTgaactagtggtgtcgttaaacgaaataaAGCTTtgttaaaagtgttttatttatatacattatttttttcagataCAGGAGATGTCAAGTTGATAAAACTGCAACTCGTTCAAGATTCGTTATTGGAAATAATGCCAACTTCTGTGTTCTGACAGGACACAAATACGTTCAACAACACCGGACAACGCTAACGCTCGCTGGACTGGTTCCTGGTGAGGTAATtcggtttaacgtgaagcgcataaaccattCTATCCAAAATTTCTTTCTGCTCGGTCTGACTGAACGCAGACTATTCCGGGACTACGACTGATGTGGTCCACTTTTCTTCTAGTGGCGTGACTTAGGCTGCCGggtgggagggagggggggggggggagtttggGGGCTCGGAGGATTCGTTCCAACCCCAAGTTGAggctaaaacaatgtttttaatggTGTAATATTAGGCTATAATTCTTATTGGTGTCCAGGGAAAgtg
It encodes:
- the LOC121369908 gene encoding serine-enriched protein-like, whose product is MDQNYKFAVRHVKESTESDEAVQTNRLIHRSYTDVISTSDLLSVKDISSLKFGSRNDVFVDGSDDDAIMVDEPSSLCHTLEYIMCVPEMCDVIFLVGKKQMPIYGLRAVLSARSSVLYTLLQNSQRKREREIQREKRSEKMLRFFPFRNKQRNFPKPKPGHQSTPQKITVPVVNYDVNVFRKFNSFLHLGHVTLTEDTLIGLLCAAAEFAVEDLAGACWEFLNKCASIGDLSTILQSARRYRFHPHYFEIQTKIQEMSS